One [Clostridium] saccharolyticum WM1 DNA segment encodes these proteins:
- a CDS encoding toxin-antitoxin system HicB family antitoxin — MGIINIEIENELHKRMKMEALRQDKSVKQYITDLVKRSVETKKEQTQ, encoded by the coding sequence GTGGGAATAATCAATATTGAAATTGAAAATGAACTTCATAAGAGAATGAAAATGGAAGCTCTACGCCAGGACAAGTCAGTGAAACAATACATTACTGATCTGGTCAAAAGAAGTGTAGAAACAAAAAAAGAGCAAACACAGTAA